Below is a window of Shewanella khirikhana DNA.
CAGCAGAGCGGAAATGGTCAGCTTCACGTAAAGAACCCTTTGAATAAGTAGTTAAAGTGTAGAAGCTGAATGAAAAGATGCGAGTCGGAGGCAATAAAAAACCGGCGTCAGGCGCCGGTTTTTCATGGGATTTTCGATTAGAAAATCAGGTGGGCAACACCGGCAATCACCGGCAGTGTAACCAGGGTACGCAGAATAAAGATCACAAACAGTTCCGGCAGATTCACCGGAATGCGTGAGCCAATCAGCAGGGCACCCACTTCGCTCATGTAGATAAGCTGAGTTACTGACAGCGCCGCAATCACGAAGCGGGTCATGTCAGACTCGATACCAGCTGCCAGAATGGAGGGGATAAACATATCGGCAAAGCCCACCACAATGGTCTTGGACGCCTCGGTGGCTTCAGGGACTTGCAGCAGTTCAAGCAGTGGAATAAAGGGCATGCCCAGGTAGTCAAATATCGGAGTGTACTCGGCCACAATAAGCGCCATGGTGCCGATTGCCATCACCACAGGCAGAATGCCAAACACCATATCGGCTACGTTTTTCACGCCTTCGGTGAGGGTTTCCTTCACCCCGCCACTGGCGGCGGCTTTGGCGAGAGCGCGGTCATAACCCCATGACAGGGTGCTGTGGCCTTCAGGGATCACTTCATCGTCAGGATGGCGCGGGCTGCCATCGATGTAGTTGTCTTTCTTCCAGCACAGCGGTGGCAGTTTGGGCACCACAATCGCCGCCACAATACCGGCCAGACACACGGTAAGGTAGAAAGGCACAAACAGGGCTTCAAGCTTCACCTGGGAAATCACCACCAGCGAGAAGGTAATGGACACCGCCGAGAAGGTGGTACCTATCACCGCCGCTTCACGGGCTGTGTAGAAACGGCCTTCGTATTGCTTGCTGGTCAGCAGAATGCCCACACTGCCATCGCCGAGCCAGGATGCCATACAGTCGATGGCACAGCGGCCGGGCAAATTGAACACTGGGCGCATGATTTTGGTCAGCAGTGCGCCAAAAAGCTCAAGCAAACCAAAGTTCAGCAGCAGTGGCAGCAGCATACCGGCAAAAATAAACACACTCAGCAGCACCGGCAGCAGGTCGTTCAGCACCAGTCCGCCGGTATTGCCGGAGGTAATGGCTTCAGGACCTAAACCGCCAAAGGTCATCACAATAAATACGGCACCCAGAATGCGGATAACAAACCACATGGGGCTGACATTGAGCAGGCCGCTGAGGAAGCTGCTCTGGGTAACAAACTTGGGCTTGAATACCTTGGTCAGAATCGAGGCCAGGGTGGTCATCACCACCACAGCCGTTACCACGGCGGTGGCCGAATCACTCAGGGCGTTTTGCAGCGCCTTGGAGATAATGGCGATAGGAATGGTAATGGCATCCTGATAGCTGACCGGAGTCATAAACAGCAGAAGGCCAATAAGAGACGGCACGATAAAGGTCAGGATCGTCCGAATGTTGTGATTTTGTTTTTCTGTAGCCACGGTGAAAGCACCTTAACCTGTTGCGAGTGAGCTTTAAAAACCCGGTTCCTGGGGCTGGGGCTCTGCCATATACGCAGCGCCAATTGCATGTCCATGCAGGCCGAAAATCGGCAAGGGGGCAAGATTACTCCCAATGGGCGGCGCTGTAAAACGATTCGCGGACGATATTGCTCAAGTTTGAGCTTGAGCATAGTTATTGACCATGAATGACTGGATATAGCTTACCTTTGCAGTGGCGAAACATCACGAAATAAATTCATGATAATCATGGTGTTATTTGTGTGTGACTCGATTGTTGCGGTCTGCTTAAGCTGTTGTTGTGCAGGCTGTTGTAAGCCCTGCTGTGAAGGCTGTTGTCTGGTTTAGGTGAGCCGGTTGGCCGCTAAGTGAATGCCTTGCTAAAACCCGGTGGTAAACGGCTGCAAGGGGGTTAAAAGGGGTATCACAGGGGTGTTGGAAGGCCAGTGGCTATTGGGTAAAAAAGGCGAGCTCCGGGCTCGCCTTTTTATTTATCAACTGCTTATTGGCCAAAGGTACCGCTTATTGGCCGAATGTGCTGCGCAGTGAACTTGCCTTGTCGGCACTCGCCTGCAGCTCGCTGGCGGCACGGGCCACCTGGCTCATGGCGCTTAGGTTCTCGTTGGCAGCATGGGCGATTTCCTGCAGATTGTGGTTAATTTCATGCACCACAGTGCCTTGCTGGCTGGCCGCTACCGCATTCTGACGGGCAAAATCGTGCACGTCGCTGATCTGGCGGTAAATTGCTGAAATGTCTTCCACACTGGCGGCAATGGCATGGGCACAGGCCTCGGCCTCCTGCTGGCTGCGGCCCATCTCTTCGGCCCAGTTCCCCAGCATGCTGAACATCTGCTCCACGCTGCGGGAAATACTCTGGGTTGACTGCTGGGTGCGCGCCGACAATGCCCGCACTTCATCGGCCACTACCGCAAAGCCGCGCCCCTGCTCACCGGCTCGGGCGGCTTCAATGGCGGCATTCAGTGCCAGCAGGTTGGTTTGCTCGGCAATGGCATCAATCTCACCCATGGCGCTGGCCACCCGTTCGGCTTCCCGATTCAGCAGCTCGGCATTGCTGGCGGCGGTTGCCACAGCGTCTGCCAGATTGGTGATCCGCTGACGGTTGCGGGACATGGCCTGCTCGCCCTGACGGCAAAGCTGGTGGGCATCTTCGATATTGGCCGAGGTTTGCTGGCTGTTGGAAGCGACCTCAGAGATGGTGGCGCTCATCTCTTCCATGGCGCAGGACAGCTGCTCCAGCTGGCGGCGCTGCATATCCAGACCCGTCTGGGTCTGGCCGGTGGCAACCACCAAAGATTCGGCAATCTGCTGCAATTGCAGCGCCTGATCCTGGCTGCGACCCAGCACGCCCTGCATACGCGCCTGTTGCAGCAGCAACTGAAATTCCAGCACCGATGAAGTGTCGTGGCCCGCATATACGTAGCGGCTTACCGAGTCGTAGTTGGCCTTGAGCGCCATCAAGCGGGCGGGTACCCGAAAGGCTTCATCGTAAAAAATCGCCAGATTCAGCGCCATCAGCGCGGCACCTGCCACCATCACACCCGGCCCCCACAACCAGGCGCAGCCCAGCAGGCCGCTGCCCGCCACTATGGCCGACAGCACCCGTTTTTGCGCCAATGACAGATGACGGGGGATGCCCTTGCCATCACGCAGGCGGCGAT
It encodes the following:
- a CDS encoding YjiH family protein, producing MATEKQNHNIRTILTFIVPSLIGLLLFMTPVSYQDAITIPIAIISKALQNALSDSATAVVTAVVVMTTLASILTKVFKPKFVTQSSFLSGLLNVSPMWFVIRILGAVFIVMTFGGLGPEAITSGNTGGLVLNDLLPVLLSVFIFAGMLLPLLLNFGLLELFGALLTKIMRPVFNLPGRCAIDCMASWLGDGSVGILLTSKQYEGRFYTAREAAVIGTTFSAVSITFSLVVISQVKLEALFVPFYLTVCLAGIVAAIVVPKLPPLCWKKDNYIDGSPRHPDDEVIPEGHSTLSWGYDRALAKAAASGGVKETLTEGVKNVADMVFGILPVVMAIGTMALIVAEYTPIFDYLGMPFIPLLELLQVPEATEASKTIVVGFADMFIPSILAAGIESDMTRFVIAALSVTQLIYMSEVGALLIGSRIPVNLPELFVIFILRTLVTLPVIAGVAHLIF
- a CDS encoding methyl-accepting chemotaxis protein yields the protein MSRNRPVNNREVPLRRDDELISTTDLRGVITYVNPRFIEISGYTESELLGHSHNLVRHPDMPAAAFAEMWTMLKKGKSWRGVVKNRCKDGGFYWVDAFVTPMFEAGKVIGYQSVRRAPEANWVRRAEVLYRRLRDGKGIPRHLSLAQKRVLSAIVAGSGLLGCAWLWGPGVMVAGAALMALNLAIFYDEAFRVPARLMALKANYDSVSRYVYAGHDTSSVLEFQLLLQQARMQGVLGRSQDQALQLQQIAESLVVATGQTQTGLDMQRRQLEQLSCAMEEMSATISEVASNSQQTSANIEDAHQLCRQGEQAMSRNRQRITNLADAVATAASNAELLNREAERVASAMGEIDAIAEQTNLLALNAAIEAARAGEQGRGFAVVADEVRALSARTQQSTQSISRSVEQMFSMLGNWAEEMGRSQQEAEACAHAIAASVEDISAIYRQISDVHDFARQNAVAASQQGTVVHEINHNLQEIAHAANENLSAMSQVARAASELQASADKASSLRSTFGQ